The following are encoded together in the Proteiniphilum saccharofermentans genome:
- a CDS encoding IS4 family transposase → MNQGKYIFAQLTDFLPRRVFDNIVSRHDGNKKVRSFTCWNQMLCMIFGQLTARDSMRDLMLSLEAHQSKYYHLGLGASVTRTNLGKANRNRSYKIFEDFAYVMMDKARQSHYREDFEVKVDGNVYAFDSSTIDLCLSVFWWAEFRKHKGGIKLHTLYDLKTSIPTFVLITSAKVNDMNAMDYLHYESGSFYIFDRGYVDFDRLYRVNESEAWFVTRAKKNFKFRRMYSREVDKSTGVQCDQIGKLEGFYQQKDYPGKLRRIKYHDVELGRTSFL, encoded by the coding sequence ATGAATCAAGGCAAATATATTTTCGCGCAGCTTACAGATTTTCTACCACGCAGGGTATTTGACAATATCGTATCCAGACACGATGGAAACAAGAAAGTCCGAAGTTTCACCTGCTGGAACCAGATGCTATGCATGATCTTTGGACAATTGACAGCCCGTGACAGTATGCGGGACTTGATGCTGAGCCTGGAAGCCCATCAATCCAAATATTACCATTTGGGACTGGGGGCAAGCGTAACCCGGACAAATCTGGGTAAAGCCAATCGTAACCGTAGCTATAAAATCTTTGAGGATTTTGCCTATGTGATGATGGACAAGGCCCGTCAAAGTCATTACAGGGAGGACTTCGAAGTCAAGGTGGACGGGAACGTCTATGCCTTTGACTCCTCCACCATCGACCTGTGCCTGAGTGTCTTCTGGTGGGCGGAGTTCCGCAAGCACAAGGGAGGCATCAAGTTGCATACATTGTATGACCTGAAGACTTCCATTCCGACTTTCGTGTTGATCACCAGCGCAAAGGTCAATGATATGAACGCGATGGATTATCTTCATTATGAATCCGGGAGCTTTTATATCTTCGACCGCGGATACGTGGACTTTGACAGGTTGTACCGGGTGAATGAATCCGAAGCCTGGTTTGTCACGCGGGCCAAGAAGAACTTCAAGTTCCGCAGGATGTATTCCCGGGAAGTTGACAAGTCGACGGGCGTGCAATGCGACCAGATCGGGAAACTGGAGGGATTCTACCAGCAAAAGGACTATCCCGGCAAACTGCGCAGAATCAAGTATCACGACGTGGAACTGGGCAGGACTTCGTTTTTATAA
- a CDS encoding IS3 family transposase, producing MIYQFIKDYNSREWTIGMMCRVLSVSRSSYYRWIKNPINKREQKHMELSREIKDAYFDAKGRNGSPRLAKDLQASGVNVSRTTVARHMRNMGLRSKLSKKFRVTTDASHNYNVAPNLLNREFNQKEPMRACVSDITYICCKDGFLYLTCVIDLFDRKLIGWSISDNLTASGTVIPAIRMANRNRPFKEGMIFHSDRGIQYACKQTVNLLQYHRVEQSMSGKGNCWDNAVAESFFKSFKTELIYGTKLKTKEQMCLDVFEYIESWYNHKRRFSALGNLTIDEFWKQYNIKKQLIKNVA from the coding sequence TTGATTTATCAATTTATAAAGGATTACAACTCGAGGGAGTGGACGATTGGGATGATGTGCAGAGTATTGAGTGTATCTCGCAGCAGTTATTACCGTTGGATTAAGAACCCTATAAATAAACGAGAACAAAAGCATATGGAACTTAGCCGAGAGATTAAAGATGCATACTTCGATGCCAAGGGGCGCAACGGCAGTCCCAGGTTGGCTAAAGATTTGCAAGCATCCGGAGTCAATGTTTCCAGAACAACTGTTGCCCGTCATATGAGAAATATGGGATTGCGCAGCAAGCTTTCTAAGAAGTTTAGGGTAACCACTGATGCATCCCACAATTACAATGTAGCGCCTAATTTGCTTAACCGTGAGTTCAATCAAAAAGAACCAATGAGGGCTTGTGTGTCCGACATTACTTACATCTGCTGTAAGGATGGATTCCTTTACCTTACGTGCGTGATTGATCTTTTTGATCGAAAACTCATTGGGTGGTCTATCAGCGATAATTTGACTGCTTCCGGCACTGTCATACCGGCTATCAGGATGGCCAACCGAAACAGACCGTTTAAAGAAGGGATGATCTTTCACTCTGACAGGGGCATTCAATATGCCTGCAAACAGACCGTTAATTTGTTGCAGTACCATAGGGTAGAGCAAAGCATGAGCGGGAAAGGCAACTGTTGGGATAATGCGGTGGCTGAAAGTTTCTTTAAATCTTTCAAAACCGAGTTGATTTATGGTACCAAGCTTAAAACAAAAGAGCAGATGTGCTTGGATGTATTTGAATATATTGAATCCTGGTATAATCATAAAAGAAGATTCTCAGCATTGGGTAATTTGACTATTGATGAATTTTGGAAACAGTACAATATTAAAAAACAATTAATTAAAAATGTTGCTTAA
- a CDS encoding putative collagen-binding domain-containing protein, giving the protein MFKTKLTVHLFLTIILIMCGTGKAISQALLNQPGEDLARMALAKSRDGTFAVVYIPAQGSAKIDMSFFKSNIRVQWFDPRNNDYYPVEGLFDNRDSVHFSPSQNNDEDWVLLMRCD; this is encoded by the coding sequence ATGTTTAAGACAAAACTCACTGTTCATCTGTTTTTGACCATTATTCTCATCATGTGTGGAACTGGTAAGGCTATCAGCCAGGCTTTACTGAACCAACCTGGCGAGGATCTTGCAAGAATGGCTTTGGCCAAAAGCAGGGATGGGACTTTTGCCGTAGTGTATATTCCTGCACAGGGTAGTGCCAAGATTGACATGTCGTTTTTTAAGTCGAATATACGCGTACAGTGGTTTGACCCCCGTAATAACGATTATTATCCTGTTGAAGGGCTATTTGATAATAGGGACAGTGTACATTTTAGTCCGTCACAGAACAATGATGAAGATTGGGTATTGCTTATGCGATGTGACTGA
- a CDS encoding alpha/beta hydrolase family protein, which translates to MKRQSLVFYICVIFIIGHSGIHHVYGQNVIRENNIRDYLSKVACQITNNALSDIHSKDDLENVREQRHKEFIEMMGIQDYFYEERTDLNVQYTGTIQQDGYRIEKIYYESLPDLYVPAHLYIPDNIKTPKPAVLYVNGHSRTQNVGYQAYPAKLAKLGFICLIIENIQFGEVHGHHWGPYSKGWFNWYSRGYNPGGVELWNAIRGIDLLSSLPIVDMDNLGVTGISGGGSQSWYIAAADTRIKAVAPVCGASTLQDQVGKRTIDGHCDCMMPTNTYQIDFQDIGALISPRPLLIAQANRDGLNTIESVKKLYLDIKKIYNLYGMSENIRLIETPGGHSYHEISRKNIHAFFIKHLMNKDVTTDEAGDISLDENNLLSANELKVYLNGVPKNDRTTTIQDSFIKLSQPPQIYSKEEMFSHRDKVKNFLTNKTFGAFPSAETPFDSKIEFRSLDGAKFGWNIHSFVPEEGWRLKINFYWRQDTTQRKPLLIVLKNYDEERNESQGFVSELETDWNIAYFEPRGIGETGWDPGLQWHIRRSAAWTGRTIASMQVYDLLRCIEYCRTLPEVDPLKIGIAAQNENVVVALYAALLDNKCEWLALKNPPATQDVSSQQDGKGYAIEMLNCLRVTDVYQLPALIYPTKVSLFGDIPKNYSWSEDLIRHFENTNQNVLLLRN; encoded by the coding sequence ATGAAAAGACAGAGTTTAGTATTCTACATATGTGTAATTTTTATTATTGGACATTCCGGGATACATCACGTCTATGGTCAGAATGTTATAAGAGAGAACAATATTCGGGATTATCTCTCTAAAGTTGCCTGTCAAATAACAAATAACGCATTATCTGATATTCATTCTAAGGATGATTTGGAAAATGTCAGAGAACAACGGCACAAAGAATTTATTGAGATGATGGGTATTCAGGATTATTTTTACGAAGAAAGAACCGACCTTAATGTACAGTATACCGGTACCATTCAGCAAGATGGGTATAGAATTGAGAAAATTTATTATGAATCATTACCCGATTTGTATGTTCCCGCTCATCTTTATATTCCAGACAATATAAAGACCCCGAAACCTGCAGTACTTTACGTAAATGGACACTCTAGAACCCAAAACGTGGGTTATCAGGCATATCCGGCTAAACTGGCCAAACTAGGGTTCATTTGTTTGATTATTGAAAATATCCAATTTGGAGAGGTTCATGGCCATCATTGGGGACCATATTCCAAAGGTTGGTTTAATTGGTATAGTCGTGGATATAACCCAGGTGGCGTTGAACTTTGGAACGCAATCCGTGGAATTGATCTTTTGAGTTCTTTACCGATAGTGGATATGGATAATTTAGGTGTTACTGGAATTTCAGGAGGAGGCTCGCAAAGTTGGTATATTGCTGCTGCTGATACACGGATTAAAGCAGTAGCTCCGGTTTGTGGGGCCAGCACCTTACAAGATCAAGTGGGAAAACGGACTATTGATGGGCATTGTGACTGTATGATGCCAACTAATACTTACCAGATCGACTTTCAGGATATAGGAGCCTTAATTTCTCCCAGACCTCTATTAATTGCACAAGCAAATCGTGATGGACTTAATACGATTGAGTCAGTAAAAAAACTATATTTGGATATCAAAAAGATTTACAATTTATATGGTATGTCTGAAAATATAAGATTGATAGAAACACCCGGCGGACACTCATACCATGAAATATCCAGAAAAAATATACATGCTTTTTTTATAAAACATCTAATGAATAAGGATGTTACGACTGATGAAGCTGGAGATATCAGTCTTGATGAAAATAATTTGCTTAGCGCAAATGAGTTAAAAGTCTATCTGAACGGAGTCCCTAAGAATGACCGCACTACAACAATTCAAGATTCATTTATAAAATTGTCACAACCTCCCCAAATATATTCCAAAGAAGAAATGTTTTCACACCGAGATAAGGTGAAGAATTTTTTGACTAATAAAACATTTGGAGCGTTTCCCAGTGCTGAGACACCTTTTGATAGTAAAATAGAATTTCGTTCACTTGATGGAGCAAAATTTGGATGGAATATACACAGTTTTGTACCTGAAGAAGGTTGGCGGTTAAAAATTAATTTTTACTGGAGACAGGACACAACACAAAGAAAACCTTTATTGATTGTCCTTAAAAACTACGATGAGGAACGCAATGAATCGCAGGGCTTCGTTTCTGAATTAGAAACTGATTGGAATATTGCATATTTTGAACCTCGAGGTATTGGTGAAACTGGTTGGGATCCGGGCCTACAGTGGCATATACGAAGATCTGCAGCTTGGACAGGCAGAACAATCGCTTCAATGCAAGTATATGATCTTCTAAGATGTATAGAATATTGCAGGACTTTACCGGAAGTTGATCCATTGAAAATCGGGATTGCCGCACAGAATGAAAACGTAGTTGTAGCATTATATGCAGCATTATTAGACAATAAATGCGAATGGCTCGCACTAAAAAATCCTCCTGCAACACAGGATGTTTCAAGTCAGCAAGATGGCAAAGGATATGCCATTGAAATGCTGAACTGCTTGCGCGTAACTGACGTATACCAACTACCAGCCCTAATTTACCCAACAAAAGTTTCATTATTTGGCGATATTCCTAAAAATTATAGCTGGTCCGAAGATCTGATTCGACATTTTGAAAATACTAACCAAAATGTTTTACTATTGCGAAATTAA
- a CDS encoding class II fructose-bisphosphate aldolase: MTLQEKLKEYQLKHEAILATNFYNLETLQGILLAASECNSPVILQLTRSSIEYIGLKEAVVLARQALDSFKIEGWIHLDHGDSLELVKKCLTQGFDSVMIDASNEPFDKNVEITSRVVEEASKHGANVEAELGYIAKLGQEQSGVYTTVEEATNFVKQTGINALAIAIGSSHGFYKSAPNLNIERLKEIHAAVDTILVLHGSSGIPDSMLQEAIRNGITKVNLATDIKNTFMKALKQILFNTDEIDLRKVFPKATAQVVDLLVDKFKATC; the protein is encoded by the coding sequence ATGACCTTACAAGAGAAATTAAAAGAATATCAATTAAAACATGAAGCAATCCTTGCAACCAACTTCTATAACTTGGAAACTTTACAGGGAATACTTCTTGCTGCTTCAGAATGCAATTCGCCGGTTATCCTGCAACTAACACGCAGCTCCATAGAATATATTGGTTTGAAAGAAGCTGTTGTTCTTGCACGTCAAGCTTTGGATAGTTTTAAGATAGAAGGTTGGATACATCTAGACCACGGAGATTCTTTAGAACTGGTGAAAAAGTGTCTAACACAGGGATTTGACTCAGTGATGATTGATGCAAGCAATGAACCATTTGATAAAAATGTGGAAATCACAAGCAGAGTAGTGGAAGAAGCGTCAAAACATGGTGCAAATGTGGAAGCTGAACTGGGCTATATTGCTAAACTAGGACAGGAGCAGAGTGGAGTTTATACAACGGTAGAAGAGGCTACAAATTTTGTAAAACAGACAGGAATTAACGCGCTGGCAATTGCAATTGGCTCATCACATGGTTTCTATAAATCTGCACCAAATCTTAATATTGAAAGGTTGAAAGAGATACATGCAGCCGTGGATACCATTCTTGTACTGCATGGAAGCTCCGGAATTCCGGATAGTATGCTGCAAGAGGCAATTCGGAATGGAATCACAAAAGTGAATCTGGCTACGGATATAAAAAACACCTTCATGAAAGCATTAAAACAGATACTATTCAATACTGATGAAATTGATTTACGTAAAGTATTCCCAAAAGCTACTGCTCAGGTTGTGGATTTGTTGGTAGACAAATTTAAAGCGACCTGCTAA
- a CDS encoding carbohydrate kinase family protein, with protein sequence MIKYDVVAIGELNVDLILNGIERTPEIGKEVFAKDMLLTLGSSTAIFAANIACLGSKTGFVGMIGKDTFGKLIESSLKKRGVDTSMLIYSDTYSSGATICLNYNEDRANITYLGAMAFMTFDNIDKTVFTQTRHIHLSSIFLQSGIKRDLLAILQFARENNVTTSLDPQWDPKEEWDMDYKTTLPYVDIFLPNETELKHITQSDTLEEAMSKIQPHINLCVIKCGRRGSILLQKQKEPIILDAFINNEVVDAIGAGDSFNAGFIHSFVRGRSHKESQITGNLTGAINTTTAGGTGAFTSKEKIKDIARKKFNQELKIE encoded by the coding sequence ATGATAAAATATGATGTTGTAGCGATAGGTGAATTGAACGTGGATCTGATCCTGAATGGAATTGAAAGAACTCCCGAAATCGGCAAAGAGGTATTTGCCAAAGATATGCTTCTTACTTTGGGCAGCTCTACAGCAATATTTGCAGCTAATATTGCCTGCTTAGGTTCTAAAACCGGTTTTGTGGGGATGATTGGAAAGGATACTTTTGGAAAGCTAATTGAGTCATCCCTTAAAAAAAGAGGGGTGGACACCTCTATGCTCATTTATTCTGACACCTATTCCTCTGGCGCCACCATTTGCCTGAATTATAATGAAGACCGTGCGAATATAACGTATCTAGGAGCAATGGCCTTTATGACTTTTGACAATATTGACAAAACAGTTTTTACTCAAACAAGACATATTCATCTTTCTTCGATTTTCTTGCAATCAGGAATTAAAAGAGATCTTCTTGCTATTTTACAATTCGCACGAGAAAATAATGTGACTACTTCGCTTGATCCACAATGGGACCCTAAAGAAGAATGGGATATGGATTACAAGACAACTCTACCTTATGTTGATATATTTCTGCCCAATGAGACCGAATTAAAACACATTACACAGTCTGACACACTAGAAGAAGCGATGAGTAAAATTCAACCACATATCAATTTATGTGTGATAAAATGTGGTAGAAGAGGATCCATTTTATTACAAAAACAAAAAGAGCCTATCATACTGGATGCTTTTATAAACAATGAAGTAGTTGATGCAATTGGTGCTGGGGATAGTTTTAACGCTGGTTTTATCCATTCATTTGTTAGGGGGAGATCTCATAAAGAATCTCAAATCACAGGCAATCTAACAGGTGCGATCAACACAACCACAGCAGGTGGAACGGGAGCATTCACTTCTAAGGAAAAAATAAAGGATATCGCAAGGAAAAAATTTAACCAGGAACTAAAAATCGAATAA
- a CDS encoding glycoside hydrolase family protein, which produces MNIKSKIMKYFSNLYHLGILVLFIGIFACQYHSQKSITDKFPPQMVLFGSYEENPIFSGTNSNTWDKYIRERGYILKDEGIYKMWYTGYNGGDSSIKYLGYSTSTDGVKWSRYQDQPIFNDKWTEDIFVIKDDGIYYMYAEGKNDIAHLLISTDGINWNSQGNLIIFTTNGDTIPAPYGTPTVWIEDNTWYLFYERNDLGIWLATSKDKINWMNIQDEPVLKMGPEKYDEGAVAANQIVKYNNRYFMYYHGSTNPNWANPEENAEWSSLVAMSTDLINWTKYPDNPLVKGDTSSPILVFDDHEYRLYTMHDKVCVYFPVLH; this is translated from the coding sequence ATGAACATTAAAAGCAAAATAATGAAATATTTTTCAAATTTATATCACCTAGGTATATTGGTTTTGTTTATAGGAATATTTGCCTGTCAATATCATTCTCAAAAATCAATAACTGATAAATTTCCTCCTCAAATGGTATTGTTTGGATCATATGAGGAAAATCCTATTTTTTCTGGTACTAATAGTAATACATGGGACAAGTATATAAGAGAACGCGGCTATATCTTAAAAGATGAGGGAATATATAAAATGTGGTATACAGGATATAATGGAGGAGACTCATCTATTAAATATCTTGGTTATTCAACATCGACAGATGGTGTTAAATGGAGCAGATACCAGGATCAACCAATTTTTAATGATAAGTGGACCGAAGATATTTTTGTGATTAAAGATGATGGAATTTATTACATGTATGCAGAAGGTAAAAATGATATTGCACATTTGCTTATATCTACAGATGGAATCAATTGGAATTCCCAAGGAAATTTAATCATTTTCACCACAAATGGTGATACAATTCCTGCTCCTTATGGAACGCCTACTGTTTGGATTGAAGATAATACATGGTATTTATTTTACGAACGAAATGATTTGGGCATCTGGTTGGCAACATCTAAGGATAAAATTAATTGGATGAATATTCAAGATGAGCCAGTGTTAAAAATGGGACCTGAAAAATATGATGAGGGTGCTGTAGCTGCAAACCAAATAGTAAAATATAATAACCGCTATTTTATGTATTATCACGGTTCAACAAACCCTAATTGGGCAAATCCAGAAGAAAATGCAGAATGGTCTTCCTTAGTAGCCATGTCCACAGATCTAATAAACTGGACTAAATATCCTGACAATCCTCTAGTAAAAGGAGATACTTCCAGTCCAATTTTGGTGTTTGATGACCATGAATATCGATTATATACTATGCATGATAAGGTATGCGTATATTTTCCAGTTTTACATTGA
- a CDS encoding transposase: protein MRPDRETGGILPAKGLSRQTAQNQVSRRGTGQDFVFITNNMDLTAVEIALLYKKRWMVELFFKWIKQHLKVKNFWGTTINAVKIQLYCAIIAYCLVALIGYELKVERPIYEILQILSISLLDKTPIREILTNCDYKNVKELDYKQLKINWI from the coding sequence ATGCGACCAGATCGGGAAACTGGAGGGATTCTACCAGCAAAAGGACTATCCCGGCAAACTGCGCAGAATCAAGTATCACGACGTGGAACTGGGCAGGACTTCGTTTTTATAACCAATAACATGGACTTGACGGCCGTCGAGATAGCGCTACTGTATAAAAAACGCTGGATGGTTGAGCTGTTCTTCAAATGGATAAAACAACACCTGAAAGTAAAAAACTTCTGGGGAACGACCATCAACGCCGTTAAAATCCAGTTATATTGTGCTATCATCGCTTACTGTCTGGTAGCCTTGATTGGTTACGAATTGAAAGTTGAGCGTCCAATCTACGAAATTCTGCAAATACTCAGTATCTCCCTACTGGACAAAACTCCTATAAGAGAGATACTTACGAATTGCGATTACAAAAATGTCAAAGAGCTCGATTATAAACAATTAAAAATCAACTGGATCTAA
- a CDS encoding rhamnogalacturonan lyase family protein, which translates to MSIKLADKFGQLRAVPVSLGINQPRAIAVMYSEEAEVDPWEGMFFFPKHTLKLAVLNVEGKLLWKKDLGEGVVPGIWFSPLFAFDLDQDGMDELWIINNQDPEHPLNFAHYVLQKLHPETGNILSEIPWPRPEVPQGMSALYRHFIMGGYARGEPVLLTAQGTYGPMRLQAWNKDLEQRWEHYIPADAKGAQGSHVTPVVDINNDGIDELLWGERTIELDKGEQLFCADEDSWEGHSDIIQPIFNYADNTWTIFTCRETHKPTYPRVVLYDQEGKRIWADLENGHMDTGWAARLGDDGEHYVLGVKVGVKTRTAEGEVRTDVTEYTYKAYNGERINLGFDVYTTIPVDLNGDGIHELVKGYFEGNGDILDRKGNVIGNIGGLSAMASKFTDLPGEQILSYSKDGWLRIWADKNAEDAPNALRRYNHPFYKTNRNQTGNGYNLFNLGGI; encoded by the coding sequence ATGAGTATAAAGCTTGCTGACAAGTTCGGTCAGCTCCGTGCAGTACCTGTAAGTTTAGGAATAAATCAACCTAGAGCGATAGCAGTGATGTATTCGGAAGAAGCCGAAGTCGATCCTTGGGAGGGCATGTTCTTTTTCCCGAAACACACCCTTAAATTAGCCGTATTAAATGTAGAGGGAAAATTGCTCTGGAAAAAGGATCTGGGTGAAGGTGTGGTACCAGGTATATGGTTTAGCCCCTTGTTTGCATTCGACCTCGATCAGGACGGGATGGATGAACTATGGATCATCAATAATCAGGATCCGGAACATCCGCTTAATTTTGCCCATTATGTGCTACAAAAGCTTCATCCTGAAACCGGTAATATACTGTCGGAAATTCCATGGCCCCGGCCCGAAGTGCCCCAGGGAATGTCGGCACTTTACCGGCATTTTATAATGGGTGGCTATGCAAGAGGAGAGCCTGTCCTGCTAACGGCACAAGGGACCTATGGCCCTATGCGGCTCCAAGCGTGGAACAAAGATCTTGAGCAACGCTGGGAACATTATATCCCTGCAGATGCTAAAGGTGCTCAGGGAAGCCACGTAACCCCGGTGGTTGACATCAATAACGACGGGATTGACGAACTCCTGTGGGGAGAGCGCACGATTGAACTTGACAAAGGAGAGCAATTATTTTGTGCCGACGAAGATAGTTGGGAAGGGCATTCAGACATTATCCAGCCCATTTTCAATTATGCGGACAATACCTGGACAATATTCACCTGCAGGGAAACACATAAACCTACCTACCCCCGGGTAGTACTGTATGACCAAGAGGGTAAACGGATATGGGCAGATCTCGAAAACGGGCATATGGATACAGGTTGGGCAGCTAGACTGGGTGATGATGGGGAACACTATGTACTTGGTGTGAAAGTAGGTGTGAAAACCAGGACTGCTGAAGGAGAAGTACGTACCGACGTAACCGAATATACCTACAAAGCTTATAACGGAGAAAGGATAAACCTCGGATTTGACGTCTATACCACCATTCCGGTTGATCTCAACGGTGATGGCATTCATGAATTGGTGAAAGGTTATTTTGAAGGAAACGGCGATATTCTGGATAGGAAAGGAAATGTGATCGGAAATATTGGAGGATTATCCGCTATGGCATCAAAGTTCACCGATTTACCGGGGGAACAAATCCTTTCCTACTCAAAAGACGGATGGCTCCGTATTTGGGCTGATAAAAATGCCGAGGATGCTCCAAATGCGCTCCGCAGGTACAACCATCCCTTTTATAAAACCAACAGAAATCAGACTGGAAATGGATATAACCTGTTTAACTTAGGCGGTATCTAA